The DNA region GGTGCTGGCTTCGGCTCGAGGGGCGCGCGGACGCAATCGCGATCGAGGAAGGTGATTTGCTGCTGGTGCCGAGAGGGCATGGCTACCAGCTCAGCGATCACCCGCACACGGCGCCGATTCCACTGACCGATCTCATCGCTGATTCCGAGGGCGGCCTCCGCGCGGTGCTCCGTTACGGCGGCGGCGGTCGGGAGACCAGACTGATTTGCGGGTCGTTCGAGTTCGCGGGGCCGCACGTGCAGTCGTTCTTGGCCGTGCTTCCGGAGTGGATCCGCGTGCCGAAAGACGACTGCCATGGCAACGAGTGGCTCGACGCGACGATCCGGTTGCTCCGGCGCGAGACGCAGCAGACGGAAGTGGGCGCCGAGACGATCATCGCCAGGCTCATCGACGTCATGTTCGTGGAAGCGGTCCGCACCTGGCTGAGAGAACAGCCGTCAGGCTCGGCGGGATGGTTGGGCGCGCTGCGCGACCCGGGGATCGGCGTCGTGCTCGGCCTCATTCATC from Luteitalea sp. includes:
- a CDS encoding helix-turn-helix domain-containing protein → MGVLMDTRGADVFADVLDSLKLRGRVFCRCELSAPWALGFAAGDFSHFHVIEQGRCWLRLEGRADAIAIEEGDLLLVPRGHGYQLSDHPHTAPIPLTDLIADSEGGLRAVLRYGGGGRETRLICGSFEFAGPHVQSFLAVLPEWIRVPKDDCHGNEWLDATIRLLRRETQQTEVGAETIIARLIDVMFVEAVRTWLREQPSGSAGWLGALRDPGIGVVLGLIHQSPERRWTVPALAAAIGMSRSPFAAKFTALVGVSPMAYLKRWRMHVGAALLRQHTLAVSSIAERAGYESVEAFSRVFTREFGVPPGTYRRRAQRLKGQV